The Bradysia coprophila strain Holo2 chromosome II, BU_Bcop_v1, whole genome shotgun sequence genome has a segment encoding these proteins:
- the LOC119073481 gene encoding probable cytochrome P450 28a5 isoform X1, with product MDLMQKMYSVLDKIMSLIAELFQRRFFQLAAKYAVDVVASCIYGVDSKAFSDEESDIRKAGSTIFEPDAKFIIYFLLVFMFPFIAKIYRMPFVTKGTQDFFTKLKEDAIRLREEQKIERNDYLNYLLQLKKKKNLPDIDVVAHTTTFLLYGFETSSITISHMLYYLAANKSVQNRLRKEIYDNIGKNGRIEFDVLNDMKYMDQVFHETLRKNPPNGIAAKVCTISTNLTDYEGNAVPIEKGMVVQIPTYCFHHDDRIYSNPEVFNPDRFSSENGGLKAYKDKGAFLGFLDGPRQCFGMRFAMAQSKAAVAEILKKIEVIVNAKTQEPLVLDPKAFLLVPVGGLWLNLRAL from the exons ATGGATTTGATGCAAAAGATGTACTCAGTTCTCGATAAGATAATGTCATTGATTGCCGAATTATTCCAACGAAGATTTTTTCAGCTAGCTGCAAAATACGCCGTTGACGTTGTGGCAAGTTGCATCTACGGTGTCGATTCGAAGGCATTTTCGGACGAGGAATCTGATATCCGTAAAGCGGGCTCGACCATATTCGAACCGGATGCCAAGTTTATCATCTACTTTTTGCTAGTTTTTATGTTTCCATTCATCGCGAAAATATACCGAATGCCATTCGTGACAAAGGGTACACAGGACTTTTTCACGAAACTGAAGGAAGACGCAATTAGATTGCGGGAAGAGCAAAAAATCGAACGAAATGACTatctaaattatttgttgcagttaaaaaagaaaaagaatttgcCAGACATTGATGTGGTGGCACACACTACAACGTTTCTTTTAT ACGGTTTCGAAACGTCCAGCATTACAATTTCACAT ATGTTGTACTATTTGGCGGCAAACAAATCGGTTCAGAATAGATTACGGAAGGAGATCTATGACAATATCGGTAAAAATGGGCGCATCGAATTTGACGTTCTGAATGATATGAAATACATGGATCAAGTTTTCCACG aAACGTTGCGCAAAAATCCACCTAACGGTATTGCAGCAAAAGTTTGCACAATCTCAACGAATCTAACCGATTACGAGGGTAATGCCGTACCGATTGAGAAAGGAATGGTGGTTCAAATACCGACGTACTGTTTCCATCACGATGACCGAATCTATTCCAATCCGGAAGTATTCAATCCGGACCGATTCAGTTCAGAAAATGGTGGATTGAAAGCATACAAGGACAAAGGAGCTTTTCTGGGCTTTTTAGATGGACCCAGACAATGTTTCG GAATGAGATTTGCAATGGCCCAGTCGAAGGCAGCTGTAGCAgagatattaaaaaaaatcgaagtcATTGTAAATGCAAAAACGCAGGAACCTCTTGTACTTGACCCTAAAGCCTTTCTGCTCGTTCCAGTTGGTGGATTGTGGCTTAATTTGAGAGCTCTGTAG
- the LOC119073481 gene encoding probable cytochrome P450 28a5 isoform X2 produces MFPFIAKIYRMPFVTKGTQDFFTKLKEDAIRLREEQKIERNDYLNYLLQLKKKKNLPDIDVVAHTTTFLLYGFETSSITISHMLYYLAANKSVQNRLRKEIYDNIGKNGRIEFDVLNDMKYMDQVFHETLRKNPPNGIAAKVCTISTNLTDYEGNAVPIEKGMVVQIPTYCFHHDDRIYSNPEVFNPDRFSSENGGLKAYKDKGAFLGFLDGPRQCFGMRFAMAQSKAAVAEILKKIEVIVNAKTQEPLVLDPKAFLLVPVGGLWLNLRAL; encoded by the exons ATGTTTCCATTCATCGCGAAAATATACCGAATGCCATTCGTGACAAAGGGTACACAGGACTTTTTCACGAAACTGAAGGAAGACGCAATTAGATTGCGGGAAGAGCAAAAAATCGAACGAAATGACTatctaaattatttgttgcagttaaaaaagaaaaagaatttgcCAGACATTGATGTGGTGGCACACACTACAACGTTTCTTTTAT ACGGTTTCGAAACGTCCAGCATTACAATTTCACAT ATGTTGTACTATTTGGCGGCAAACAAATCGGTTCAGAATAGATTACGGAAGGAGATCTATGACAATATCGGTAAAAATGGGCGCATCGAATTTGACGTTCTGAATGATATGAAATACATGGATCAAGTTTTCCACG aAACGTTGCGCAAAAATCCACCTAACGGTATTGCAGCAAAAGTTTGCACAATCTCAACGAATCTAACCGATTACGAGGGTAATGCCGTACCGATTGAGAAAGGAATGGTGGTTCAAATACCGACGTACTGTTTCCATCACGATGACCGAATCTATTCCAATCCGGAAGTATTCAATCCGGACCGATTCAGTTCAGAAAATGGTGGATTGAAAGCATACAAGGACAAAGGAGCTTTTCTGGGCTTTTTAGATGGACCCAGACAATGTTTCG GAATGAGATTTGCAATGGCCCAGTCGAAGGCAGCTGTAGCAgagatattaaaaaaaatcgaagtcATTGTAAATGCAAAAACGCAGGAACCTCTTGTACTTGACCCTAAAGCCTTTCTGCTCGTTCCAGTTGGTGGATTGTGGCTTAATTTGAGAGCTCTGTAG